From Erigeron canadensis isolate Cc75 chromosome 5, C_canadensis_v1, whole genome shotgun sequence:
tcatttaaaaacatggatttccaaaaactttcgcctaacagcgtcaaaagaaagcggaaggaaactttaaaagtccaaaccaacaaaatctgtttggtttattcattaaatggtgttactagccatatcattaaaataagttcaaatggaaacccatcggttgcccaacattaaacaaccgactacattatcaatacaagtcattttTATCTAAACATAgaaaatgtctaaagcgagcagccactatgggtaaactatagccagcttcaagatcatctacccatgcctcacgtcttctcacatctacctactcactaatgttggacctgagggaacaacacattttaaaagagcaagtgttagctaacgaattagctaagtaagataacacaaagtttataaaacgtttgtccatttaaaacattatataaaagtcgtattaaatcgttaaggcacatataaCATCAAAGCATCACATCATCCACAACATATCATCGCATTAAACATCATCATAATAGGTTGGATCACCCtagatgtgcctagtcatcttttacttcacatatatcatataagcatcatcgtatagtgtgacataagtcacttacattaggcgtaacataagtcactcatcacatataaggtgtaagtttgtgtgtaggcggtcataggaCCTAACAggaaacctcacacccgactggatagATAAGCTTTTCAGCggtccatcaatgtcgttaaggaatggcaagccaatccaggagtagtccgtatgttcaaagacattggtgggtaatcactccacccggagatactcaaaccacgtaattacgttgcaaggagccacccaagcaaccatatacgcactcaccgggcaagggAAAGTAcggcttaacactttcatatcatatacgagctcggttttcatcacatatagtttaggtgtccacgttacctaaatatcatcacatatcatcttttatgtttgggcccttaaacgtgcacgtgtcatggcaacttaataggtctagtgaactagatgatcaagccatgtaatcatgcacatttcacatatcatcaacatataacacatttcaattcatctcaagatgttacatagcatttcatagcatatcattacatcgcatacattgtacatcacgtacatcatcatataccattgcatatcgtatatcattacaacattgcatatcatttatcatctcatatcatatatcatttcataataactcaaaacctttcatatcatatcataacgtcacatatctttggggtagcatttcaggcttcaatatgcatatacatagcccatattacctcccgtataatcccgaatacccataagcaaacaagttaTCAttagggaagttattatatgaaaactatgtttatgttgaaccctcagcgtgtcaaagtagtgtatcttacctcaatggagtgcacaagaaatgataacgtatgttaccgagctttgcaagtattccgacaacctataatcattaaacgacattaTGAGCTAATAAAAtacccacttacttatggtcataaCTCAGGTCTCGATACCTATAAGCATGACCCACGACAAGACTTGATGCATTCGAGGTTCGATTAATGCTTTAGaacttacataactcgacggaacatggaaatcactcactaaattaacctttttgtAAACTTGACATCATCCTTAACTTTaaaaagcattaccattagaaagtagactctcccACGATTCCGtagatagcttatttgtcaaaaacggagttacggttcaacaGTCATGatcgtttaaaaatgttaacaaaatcagtccctaaTGGGAGTTATGAAAACTTTAACGGGAGTTACAGGCATAACAGGAGTTAcgaaaatttgtaacgggaATTACAGTGGAGGTGTTATCGCAGTTACCCaggtaacgggagttacacaaccgtaacgggagttacgacgaccagtcgtgaaaaacaacccaaaacctaaccaaacacatctcaaacgactttaacacatctcccggtcttatgaacatcaaatacacttaaaataagaccaaaatcactcattgaaaacaccaattaatccttgaatcattTACCATCATTATACAACCGATTAATTACCCGAATGACTCGAAATTAATTAACGGATTGCAATTAAACCAACCCAACCCTCACAACCAGATATGGGTGGATAAAAGCTATTATAGACCATTACCCTATGATCTTAGAATAAAGAATTACCTGTACGAATGATTGAGGGATCAAAACCTAGAAGAAATCACCGCCGAATAGATCCAAAATTGCACAAAACTTGAAGAAAGGCTCTAGGGTTCTTGAGGGAGAATTAGTTTTGAGATTACAATCTGATTATGGGGTTTATGGAACGTGATATGGCCCTAAATCTGCTGGACCAACTTTCCAAAACTTAACATCTATACCCTTGTACTTTATATCTTTCACTTATTGCCCCTTAAACTCTTACGGGAACACTTTTCATCACTTTAACTCAGTCAGGAATacgtatcattattattaatcactTTACTAACATATTACTTTGTCATATGACATATTAAACTCTCCATTTGAAcacatttaatgaaattaatcattaacacgtAGACACTTTAATCATATATAACGACTGTAGTCATTATCACATAACATGTTAACTATTAAGACGAATAAATTCGACGGAAGGCGAACGTTGACTAACGACATGGTCAATGGTCGACATAAAATGTTGGGGATGTTACAAATACAGATCTCTCCTTAAACTTGCTGATAGCTACAATCCTAGCATACTTGAAGATCAGAGGAAGTACAGGATCGTGGTGCTAATTAGAGTGATCTTGATAAGAAAGACTCACATCTCTATACCTTGTTTTCATGTCAAGAGAGAAAATGGCTTGATTTATAGATTAAATGAAGCTCATTTCAAACTTCTGCCGGTTGATGACTTAATTTTCCTCTACAACCACTATGTGAATGCTATTCAAAGATATCATGAAGATCTTATTGCCTTTGATGCAGTGAAGAGATACATGTCTAGCGTCattcaacatgcatcattggaagattttcATATTGGGTTTGAGTTGGTTAAGAGGAAGATTAATGTTCCGTATCCAGATCAAAGTCTTTACACGGAAGATATAGAAAGGTTGAATATTGGTCATGTTCTCGAGAAACCAACACTTGGTGTAATATTTCTTAACAACGGGAAAAAGAAGATATTTCTTAAAATGTGCGACCTTGCTTCTTACTCTGATGGAACCCTTGAATTCTGTAAGAATGTGCTGTTATGCTTATCCGAAGATGAAAAGCCAGATCAAAAGAAAGCTCTACTTGATAAagtaatcagcaagattgataagAGGCTGGGTTTCAGACAGAGTATTAGAATGTTAAGGGAGGCAAAGAATGTTAAGCAATCCAAGTACATTGAGAGAAGAAGATGAGGATGTTGGATCAAGTATGAACCTAGTAATGTTTTGAGACCACACAACATTCCTCCTAGAGACTGTGAAGCAAATATGGTGGTCCCCGAAGATAAACCTAAAGGTGACAACTGGTTCTGGCATCCACATGAGAAAAGACCAAAGACTCGAGCTTAAAGACTGTTGAATCTTGGATacatttttgacaaatcactactaaggggaagattgttagaaatataatttctagtagttgatttgtatgtttataatattttgtacttgtttgtatttctcataagtatggaagggggacTAGTGTAAAATGTATAGGAGTATATAAagccccctccatagctttaatttgtaactttaaCACATTTCATGCTATCCAATCTTTCCACACACTTACTTTTCTCTCTCGGCATTCACACACTCTTACACACACACGACCTCCATTAACACACATTAAAAACATAGTTAAGCTCAATTACATACATTacaaaagtaaagtaaagatgttgataagtgattagtttaggtgcaagtgtagcctaagctaataaagataagaagtctcgagcataagttgtgttaagcttaacccatgctagtggaaaagctagtgcgtatgtggtcgcttgagtggctccttgcggcatagttaAAGTGATCTAgtatttccgggtggagtaactatccatcaatgttaaaagcatgcaagtatatgttgatatcATACGATATGTGAATGGTGTGGGAAAAAGGTAAGGATGGGATGATCTTTCGATGTTTGTGGCTGATATGTAATTTGATCATGATTTGATGTATAAACTACCAAGAAGTTTTATGAAAGCAAAATGAATAACGTTTTAttaaaatgtgtgtatcttacttagctaattttattagctaacacttgcttttaaaaaatgttgtgtccttcaggataagcaggtttgagttAGAAAAAGATTTAGCtcgtgagatgggtagaagAATAAAGGAAGATTAGCATTTGTTTCCTTGTGCTTAGACTTTACCCATAGCCATATGTTCCACtactttatttatgatttatgtttcATAATGTTGATGGCACTTATCTTGGTGCCAatacttggatttcatttacattgttttgatgatgcacttAGTAACACCAATTTATGAAAGATACCATCCGTTACGGATGGGAAAGTTTTTATCTGATCATTTTCACTACGTTTAAACGCcgtttaataaaatttttgaaaatccaggtaTTAAAATGATGAGTGTTACAACattagtggttgagatttgaaaaaggagagaaaaataagtggttgataTTTGTTCTTAGgatattatgaataagtgatagGGGTATTCTGAGGTTTTCAACTACTGTaatttagaaaaatgaaaagagtaaatgctttataatgtaatagAGATTAAGATGTACTGAATTGATGATGACATTttaactataattaataatcAATTAGGTAGTAAAGCTTTAACAATGACGGGGTACTACAAAGTTACTACATGCTATAAATGGTTGATTGGTTTAGGTACTTACCTTTGAAGCTTCATATGCCcacattttgtttttgaataaacACGAATAACATCTGTTTTTCGAATAAACACGCATAACATTTGTTGCGTTACATGCCGTGTAACTCGTGATGTGGCCACAGTATATGCTTGACACGTAAAATAACTGCAACCTTGACGTGATGCATAGGCAGTGACATGGGCAGGGCGACCTTGACGTGCTGCATAGGCAGTGACATGGGCAGGGCGAGTAACTGACACATAGGCTAAGTTTATCCTCActtataggtatatatatatattctaattctaataatatatatatgtatatatatttatatatttgtttttattgtaGCAAACTATTATAAGACaagaacgttttgattttcaagAAACATTTCATAGTATCTTGAAAAAGGCTTTCTATCAAAATATATCGTCATTTCGGGGCAAGTGGCAAAAAATTTGAACACTATTCAAGCGTTTAACGAAGCTTGAAAAATTCGAACACTGTTCAAGCGTTAGAGATGCGGGGTTTGAGAGAAGTCGGCAAGCAACAACAAGAGATCGATCAAGAGAAACTTGAacttaaaaaactaaaacaatatgGTAAAGATTTGAAAAGAGTTGTTTAAACAGATACTCAAAATGTTAGATCTGGTTCAATCAACTTGGTTTGATTCACTAGTTGAACCTCTTGACTTTAAAAACAAAGGTGAAATGTTTGGTTTTAACGCCTTGCGAgattaaagtgtttttttttttttttttctaataaagcTAAAATCAACCTTTTATATTAGAGGGTTGGCAACCCACTTCCGACTCCCTTATTCAGCACTCACTTTTAACCAATCATATTATGTCACCTCAACTCCACCACTCACACATCACTCATTTAAATTTTGTTGACATTCGACCACTCACTTCATCACTCactactatttaataaaaaataaacttaaaaacaaaaataaagtcgAATCTTATATAATGATTGGAAGAAAATGGATTATGGAGTGTGTGGTCTGACCACTCATTTTGACGCCCACCACTCATCCATAATTCATCCAATGCCAACCCCTTACAACTTCCCCTATATAACACGAGAAACAATATTAAAGTTCATAACTCATAAAAAGAAACGACACAAGGTGTTACTTTACTTAGATTTTGGGTTTAACTCCTAATCTGATTGTACAATACACATTCTAAGATCTGAGTCCAAATCAATGAGGAAATCAAATCAACTGATCACCAAATTCAATAATCCTATCCcacaatatataaaattaggTGAAGTCCGAGCAATTAAAATGGTGGGTCCCTAGTAACCAGTAAAAGTAGGGCCCGTTTGCAACTCAGTGGGCCCACCACCTAACATTATCACAATCATGGAGAAATCGTACCTCCATATGAGTTTAAAATTAGTACAAGCAACACTCACATGGGAAGGTCTCATTTCTATGTGAGCTCATTCAATGCACATTTTCAATATAAtatacattacataataaaaacaatatgataACTACAAAGAAATGTATTATTGCACACACTTTAGTTGTGAATAATTCTAAAAATGTTAGTCAGATGGCCACATTTTATTGAAAATAGATGTTAATGTTTGACAAAACTAACTTTTATTTGTAGTTTGTGTAGCTTCAATGttaaatatattcaaatattataataaaagcAAAGAAATTTACCAATAATTTGTAATGATTAATAATTTAAGCGAAAATTGCCAAATGGCTACATTGTTAATGTTGCAAACTAATTTGGATTTATAGTTTGTTATAGGAGCGTTTATATAAAGTTTGTGGCCTGATGCTTAATAGTTAAATTAATACCTTTATAAATGTACttcaaaagttataataaatttatattttataaaagtataaaatgacaaaataataaaataaaaaacaaaacaaaaacccactaacaaaaataaacgTTAAAACATAAAATGCCAACCTTAGATAATACGAGTAGCCgctaagtaaaataaaataacttttgcaataaaaaaaataatttcgcAATGCACTattcaaaaattatttcaaatggTTGTTGCTTTTTGAAAttataacaaaacaaataattagccgttaaaaaagaaaaataacagaacatattattaagtttgatatttttttttaatcacaaatTTAATCACATACATTCCCAAAAGTTTCATGTAGGACATACCAATCATTTACAATACGATAATGACaccaattaattattttatgtaaCTAATTATTGAGCGAAGATTCTTTTAACTTGTAGTGTAAAATGAAACGTTATTAACCATTATATTAAAGCAACATGGTTAGATCAGTGATAAACACCCTTACTATACAAGACAGTAAAACATGTTTGtagtaaataaatcaaaaattatggtacgaatatcaccccttattttttttgtgtgtatttcTATTTTGTGTCTAGTGTTTGAAAAGTTCAGTATTATTTGAAAGTTCAACCAACCGATGTGAAATTACATATTATCCTCGTAACCCTTCACTAACACCAGTACACCACAAGGCACAAGGTCCACATTTGGCTACAGTCCGACCATGATATCAATCGGGTTTGTCAAAAGCATCGTAAAACACCGGCTAAAAACAAGTTGAAAAGCGCCATATAGAAATGAAAACAtcatagatattaaaaaaaaaataaaaaaaaaaatactgacATTGGCTCAAAATAGCTTAGATAATCAAAACATAGATACGAAGGCAattcttggtacatcaccgtgtTTCCTAACGTTAATATATCAACTATGAAGTAAATGTTGTGATGTGGAATTACCTAGGTCTAACTTATTAGAGCACCCCCAACGCACCTTCGTATTGGCCGTATTGAATTTCGAATACAAACACACCGTTGGGTGGCGTCCGTATTCGTTAGTATTGGGCTCCGTATTGGAAGCATTCGTGGTGCACAATACGAacggtttttgtttttttttttaagatgacAACGGccagtttaaaaaaaataaatttgaatgtAGGCCACAAAATGGTTCAAACGGCTACtttcaaagattaaaaaaaaatcaaccttTTTCACCATTTATTCACTTATTTAACCCACTTATTTCATTCATTCAACTAAAAATCAAACATTTTCATATCCAAATCCAATCCATACTTCAAACTAAAAATCATGACAAGGGCAATACACTCGTGGTGATAACGAGATCGAGTATAAAAAGGCATACTACCTTACTGACGGCATTTATCTAGAATGGTCTATGTTTGTAAAGTCGTTCTCCTGCCCGCAAGACgagaaaagaaagaagtttAAGAAGTACGAAGAAAGTGCTCGAAAAGATGTTGAACAGGCATTCGGAGTTTTTCAAGGTCGATGGGAGATACTTTGAACACCGGCAAAAGCCATAAGTGTTAATAAGATTCAGCGAACCATGTATGCGTGTTTTATATTGCATAACATGATTGTTGAGGATTCGGGAAATGACATAACCTCGTACGAAGAGGATTTCATTAACGAGCCACGTAACTTACCACGGTGAACATTCGAGGAGAGGCTAAAGGTGCATAAGCGGACCATCAAGGAACTTCGAGACCGACACGTCCACCATTCTCTACGTTATGATCTCGTCGAGCATATTTGGAGTCTTACTTAAATCTTGTTGCGTTTAAGTCATtattaggattgtttttttattttaaatgcattttattgttttttttttcttatgtatgttactcatttttttaataaaatggtattttaggattaaatataatatttgtgtttattttgtaaattatatttgtggttttattcattaaaagtttgaaaataagtacGTTGGAATGTATTAGTTAGTATTGGATGTGGATTAagaaaaatgtattaaaaaaaatgttttgctGATATGGCGCTAATGTGGTTAGTATTGGCCTAACCCATTAGGGGTGCTCTTAGAATCGGTAACTCATGTTATTCAAGAAGACATGTTGGATATATGATCTCAAACAAAATTAATGTAAactaaaagaaagaaacataaaGGAACGGGTGGAAAACACTCTATTTCAATACTTTACTTTAGGTTTCAACACACTCACATCTCATGATGTTTTAAAATATACCATCAATATGTGACTTTGATTTCATCCTTCAAATACCTTACTGaggattaattatattatttatttatatttatagtttactatatatatatatataaattaagaaaCAAGAATATTCagcaaaaataactaatttgcTTACACAAATGGTCTTGGTTTTTTTGTATATTGGTTTGGTATCACACCACTATACCACTGTGGGCAGCCACTTATCAATTATCCTCACATAACATTGCAACTTGTTGATGTGTTCTCGTCACTAAAATAGTGCGTCAGTGGGTCACCATGTGGTGGTTGAGGATAAGGGTAAGGTGGATACAATGGCTGCATATAATTGACTTCTGGTGGTGGTCTAGCATACATCATGGGCTGAAACCGTTCGTTACCATTTGCtcgttgttggttcatcattgCAGCCGCTAATTGCTGCTGGTAGTACGGATTTCCTGCCATCGCTTCGGGTCCTGCACCTTGAAAATAAACATtattgccaccaccaccacccattgGTCCACCAGCAGGAAGTCCTTCAACCGCACCCATATGACCCATGGGCCCCAtaccacctccacctccacctccacgCATACTCATCATGTTTTGCATCCCATGTACACCAGTCATGTGACCGCTTCCACCACCGCCTTTATTTTGACCTTGACCACCACCATTCTTATGTTGACCACCACCAGGAGCACCACTATGATTTTGATTATAACCTCCATTATTGTTTGCACCTCCACCTCCTTTCTTTCCAACACCATTCATCTGTACCGGGATATTCCCACCGCCTCCACCTCCTTTCTTTCCGCCATCTCCTCCACTACTTCCTATTTGAGGACCAGCTGccttcatcatttgttgtggcATCTGTCCACTTTTCACAAACTGTGGTGCGACCTGTCCACCCTTCATCATTTGCTGTGGCATTTGTCCGCCTTTCATAAACCGAGGGTCCATCATCACATTACCCAGCTGCGAACCACCACCACCGGGCTTCTTAACTAGAATATCATCCAACTCATCGTCATcaaactcatcatcatcatcaaactcATCATCGTCAtaatcatcctcatcatcatcatcatcaaactcatcatcataatcatcatcactctCGGGCACATCAAACTTCACCGATTTCTGCCCATCCTTCCCTCCCCCACCACCAAAATTCGGCAGCTTCATATCCTTGAACTGAGGAGCCAACTTCATATCTTGAAACCCTTTCAACTGCTGAAGTTGTTGCAGCTGTTGAAGGTTTTGCAACCCACCTCCACCGCCATCGCCCTTTTGCTGTTGCACTTGTTTTGGGTGATTTCCACCTCCTTTCGGGGGTGgctgatttttattatttttaccaCCACCACCTGATTTACCGCCATTAATCTGCATATTCTtcaataaatcatttatttgtgGTTGTTTTTGATGAGCCCCCCATATCTCTGCATGTTTCCCACTTTTTGATAGCTTCTTTATTAACGTAGGTGTATCAACATTCCCAGACACCATCACTTTCCCTTGTTCTGAATCTATTTTCACACTATAAACACCTATATGTAtttgtgtataaaaaaaattgatcaaCTTGGCATtacaaaaaaactatatataaaaatatatatatacaagtaaaaataacacaaatacCTTCAATTTTGGTAAGGATTTTTCTCACTTTTTGTTTACAACCATCACAATCAATGTTTACTTTCAGAGCACAAGTCTGCAGTCACccaataaaataacaatattacTTTAAGATAAATTaagaaaatgtatatattgtatatatatatacgagtatatattatgATGACAGATATCATGGAACGGAAAAATGTTAGTAATAATTGCAACATGTCTTAAGGTCAAAAAAGAGTCTGAAATTAACATAAAGATAAAGAGGCCAGCTCGTTTGATCTTcatatacttttatttaattcattGAGTTTATGACAAGCAAAGCATTACAAGTCGCAAAGCAATAACAACCGTGCCTAATATTGTCTTCCACAGTGTATGGAGAGTTGAAATGTAGTCAGTATTATCCTATCCAAAGGTAGAGCTGTTTCTAGAAAGACTTTTGGACTTGTATTGAAACCATAACCTCTGTATCACATGCAGTTTTCGCTTGATCTAATCCAGcttcttattaattttttttaagacaaGCAATAATGCATATAACTTCACATTTTTTTCTGGAGCTTAGTTAATTATGAAGCTTTTTCTCATGGGTTATTGTCGAGCAtaaattactttatttattataaactCAATCATCCGTTGTCATCgtattcaaaattaaatttaatgacAATAAAGGACAGATAAGAATGTACCTGAATCTTCAAGAATTCTTCTTTACTcatgcttattattattattattagccttagaaaaacaaagtaaacaacccagaaatcggatttattaattaattcaataGGTGATACAGATCTGAATTTTCCAAACAAAGAGtagattgagaaagaaaaataaaagaaaggagAGAGAATGTAGTGGGTGTGAGTGTAAGAGTGAGTGAGTGTATTCTAATGGATCTGGGGCTGCGGGTGGGGGGTAAAGACATAAAAGATTttggttatgtttattttttggcTTTAATT
This genomic window contains:
- the LOC122600314 gene encoding heavy metal-associated isoprenylated plant protein 32-like yields the protein MSKEEFLKIQTCALKVNIDCDGCKQKVRKILTKIEGVYSVKIDSEQGKVMVSGNVDTPTLIKKLSKSGKHAEIWGAHQKQPQINDLLKNMQINGGKSGGGGKNNKNQPPPKGGGNHPKQVQQQKGDGGGGGLQNLQQLQQLQQLKGFQDMKLAPQFKDMKLPNFGGGGGKDGQKSVKFDVPESDDDYDDEFDDDDDEDDYDDDEFDDDDEFDDDELDDILVKKPGGGGSQLGNVMMDPRFMKGGQMPQQMMKGGQVAPQFVKSGQMPQQMMKAAGPQIGSSGGDGGKKGGGGGGNIPVQMNGVGKKGGGGANNNGGYNQNHSGAPGGGQHKNGGGQGQNKGGGGSGHMTGVHGMQNMMSMRGGGGGGGMGPMGHMGAVEGLPAGGPMGGGGGNNVYFQGAGPEAMAGNPYYQQQLAAAMMNQQRANGNERFQPMMYARPPPEVNYMQPLYPPYPYPQPPHGDPLTHYFSDENTSTSCNVM